The Candidatus Methanomethylophilaceae archaeon genome includes a window with the following:
- a CDS encoding Hsp70 family protein: MGRRAGIDLGTTFSLIAIMKNGRPEIIKNSYDSELTPSAVCFSEGKILVGNEAYARIADGTGNGITAFKSRMGDDSPLICGNGEEYDAEELSAILLKEMIKEAEDRIGEKITEVVITVPHYFDESRRIATKKAGEECGVRVLRLLNEPTSAALYYGYNHFERKTIMVYDLGGGTFDTNIIHFENGKTEVISTNGNHSLGGKDWDAELAAIACRRFFAEYGVNPFDDKNFRNVLMATAEKVKKQLSSAKNAMFQIEYEGKKGSYNITRDELRDATMHLMQLTKELCEEALSAKGLKWQDIDEILLIGGSSRMPIIQEFLEENTPCNIVHHPDMELAVAKGAAIDADHFREGLTDKPILHDITSHSLGALSIKENEDRFINEIIIPKNSKIPFEATKSFKLEKGNRANYIEVYALQGESTDPTECVVVTEAVINGFRNDGNGVVINVTYSYDENGVVKITADSDGKPLNVTAKSLPDIGWIEGRPSERASQNNTEKNIVVCLDLSRSMTFKDRDSGAIPLDEAKNSIIQFVDSLGTENNYFSLIGFGDSMSVLCELTKDLGKFKSALEKTRAKDMGRGTRAIPLGLAKSVAEEEGRMGIIVTVTDGEWEKKDEAIGEARKVGMPIFAIGFGEANEGFLRQISTVERGALYTTIDRLGHTFQTIATAIRTESMSLRDPNGE, from the coding sequence ATGGGCAGAAGGGCTGGGATTGACTTAGGAACGACGTTCTCATTGATAGCTATTATGAAGAACGGGAGGCCCGAAATTATCAAGAATAGCTACGACAGCGAGCTGACGCCGTCCGCTGTATGCTTCAGCGAGGGCAAAATCCTTGTGGGAAATGAAGCGTACGCCAGAATCGCGGATGGGACGGGCAACGGGATTACCGCATTCAAATCCCGTATGGGCGACGATTCCCCGTTGATATGCGGAAATGGCGAGGAATACGACGCAGAAGAGCTGTCAGCGATCCTCCTCAAGGAAATGATCAAGGAGGCGGAGGACCGCATCGGAGAGAAGATTACGGAAGTCGTCATCACCGTTCCGCACTATTTCGACGAATCCCGGAGGATAGCCACCAAAAAAGCGGGCGAAGAGTGCGGAGTCAGAGTCCTCAGACTGCTCAATGAGCCGACATCTGCGGCGCTCTATTATGGCTACAACCATTTCGAGAGGAAGACCATCATGGTGTATGACCTCGGAGGAGGGACTTTCGACACCAACATCATCCACTTCGAGAATGGGAAGACAGAGGTCATATCCACCAACGGCAACCACAGCCTGGGAGGCAAGGATTGGGACGCCGAGCTTGCTGCGATCGCCTGCAGGAGGTTCTTTGCCGAATACGGCGTCAACCCGTTCGACGACAAGAACTTCCGCAATGTGCTGATGGCCACCGCCGAGAAGGTGAAGAAACAGCTTTCCTCGGCCAAGAACGCCATGTTCCAGATCGAATATGAAGGCAAGAAAGGGAGCTATAACATCACGAGGGACGAACTGCGCGATGCGACGATGCACCTCATGCAGCTCACCAAAGAGCTGTGCGAAGAAGCCCTCAGCGCGAAGGGACTCAAATGGCAGGACATCGACGAGATCCTTCTCATCGGCGGATCCAGCAGAATGCCTATCATCCAAGAGTTCTTGGAAGAGAACACGCCGTGCAACATAGTCCACCATCCCGACATGGAATTGGCGGTCGCCAAAGGAGCCGCCATCGATGCGGATCATTTCCGTGAGGGGCTCACCGACAAACCCATCCTGCATGACATCACGTCCCACAGCCTCGGAGCACTGTCCATAAAAGAGAACGAGGACAGGTTCATCAACGAGATAATAATCCCCAAAAACTCCAAGATCCCATTCGAAGCGACCAAATCCTTCAAGCTGGAGAAAGGCAACAGGGCGAATTACATCGAAGTCTACGCGTTGCAAGGGGAATCGACCGACCCCACCGAATGCGTCGTGGTCACCGAAGCAGTGATCAACGGATTCAGGAACGATGGCAATGGGGTAGTCATCAACGTTACGTACAGCTACGATGAGAACGGCGTCGTCAAAATCACCGCGGACAGCGATGGGAAACCCCTGAACGTGACCGCCAAATCGCTTCCTGACATCGGCTGGATCGAGGGAAGGCCTTCCGAAAGGGCCTCCCAGAACAACACTGAGAAGAACATCGTGGTCTGCCTCGACCTGTCCAGAAGCATGACGTTCAAGGACAGGGACAGCGGAGCCATCCCTCTCGATGAAGCCAAGAATTCCATCATCCAATTCGTCGACAGCCTCGGCACCGAAAACAACTACTTCTCCCTCATAGGGTTCGGCGATTCCATGAGCGTGCTCTGCGAACTGACCAAAGACCTCGGGAAATTCAAAAGCGCGCTGGAAAAGACCAGAGCCAAAGATATGGGCAGAGGCACCAGGGCGATCCCCCTCGGCCTCGCCAAATCCGTGGCCGAGGAAGAAGGCAGGATGGGAATCATCGTGACCGTCACCGACGGGGAATGGGAGAAAAAAGATGAAGCCATCGGCGAGGCCCGCAAAGTCGGTATGCCCATCTTTGCCATCGGTTTCGGCGAAGCCAACGAAGGATTCCTCAGACAGATCTCGACTGTGGAGAGGGGCGCGCTTTACACTACGATCGACAGGCTGGGCCACACGTTCCAGACTATCGCCACCGCCATCAGAACCGAAAGCATGAGCCTCAGAGACCCGAACGGAGAATGA
- the feoB gene encoding ferrous iron transport protein B → MSYVIALAGNPNCGKTTLFNALTGASQRVGNWPGVTIDKKTGKIRGTDSQLVDLPGIYSMSPYSPEEMVSRNFIIDEKPDAIINIVDATNLERNLFLTLQLIEMGTPMVVALNMMDEIERFGDKIDVHGLSKRLGVPVVPISAAKKTGIDELVKKVHEVADSKIRPTPPKYEDSIETAVSEAEKALKGKVPDENLRFYAFKLLEDDSSVAEKFPGLKDGISSQIEAVEKKYDDSMDSIIADGRYDFISEFISETVERAPRDERGTLSDRIDRIVTNRWLGIPIFIAVIALVYMIAMYDGDWGTSPGAFATGWLNDWFGELGENVGSWCEENGVEPWIQGILVDGIIGGVGAVLGFLPQMIVLFVCLVLLEEIGYMARVAFVMDRVFRYFGLSGKSFIPLLVGTGCGIPGVMSTRTIESESDRRITAMTVTFMPCGAKLPVIAMIAGALFGGSALIGVFSYVLGIVAVIISGVILKKLRRFSGTPAPFIMELPPYHWPQLFSFLKTVFDRVWAFVKKAGTIILLSSILIWFLASYDIGLHMVDIGDSMLASIGGAIHAIFIPLGWGENWEFSVATITGLVAKENLIATMGTLFGLEEIGDEGEEIWDLLAAALGSAGGLSFLTFNLLCAPCFAAIGAMHRELGTWKSTGFAVAYQCVLAYLISVIVYVVAGLICGEDTGILSCVLCIINVAILIYLLWAKDPFRQLSKENERAPE, encoded by the coding sequence ATGAGTTATGTCATAGCTTTGGCTGGAAATCCCAATTGCGGGAAGACCACGCTGTTCAACGCGCTGACAGGAGCATCCCAGCGCGTCGGAAACTGGCCAGGCGTGACAATCGATAAAAAAACGGGCAAAATCCGCGGTACGGACTCACAATTAGTGGATTTGCCCGGGATCTATTCGATGTCACCCTACTCACCGGAAGAGATGGTCAGCAGGAATTTCATCATCGATGAGAAACCTGATGCGATAATAAACATCGTCGATGCCACCAACTTAGAGAGGAATCTCTTCCTCACACTTCAGCTGATCGAAATGGGCACCCCCATGGTGGTCGCGCTGAATATGATGGATGAGATCGAAAGATTCGGGGACAAAATAGACGTACATGGGCTTTCCAAGCGCCTTGGAGTCCCTGTAGTACCCATCTCAGCGGCAAAAAAGACTGGGATAGATGAGCTCGTCAAGAAAGTCCATGAAGTCGCCGATTCCAAGATCAGACCGACGCCACCGAAATATGAGGATAGCATCGAGACGGCAGTCTCCGAAGCCGAAAAAGCTCTCAAAGGCAAAGTTCCGGACGAAAACCTCAGATTCTACGCGTTCAAACTTCTCGAAGACGATTCCAGCGTGGCCGAGAAATTCCCCGGCCTAAAAGACGGGATATCCTCTCAGATCGAAGCGGTCGAAAAGAAATACGACGACTCGATGGATTCTATAATCGCCGATGGAAGATACGATTTCATCTCCGAATTCATCTCCGAAACCGTCGAGCGCGCGCCTCGGGATGAGAGAGGGACCCTCTCGGACCGCATCGACCGCATCGTCACCAACAGATGGCTGGGAATACCGATCTTCATCGCGGTGATCGCGCTCGTTTACATGATTGCGATGTATGACGGGGATTGGGGAACTTCTCCCGGAGCTTTCGCTACCGGATGGCTCAACGACTGGTTCGGAGAGCTTGGAGAGAACGTCGGCTCATGGTGCGAAGAGAACGGCGTGGAGCCCTGGATCCAGGGGATTCTCGTCGATGGAATAATAGGCGGAGTGGGAGCCGTGCTGGGATTCCTCCCTCAGATGATAGTCCTGTTCGTATGCCTGGTACTCTTGGAAGAGATCGGGTACATGGCCCGTGTAGCTTTCGTTATGGACCGCGTGTTCAGGTATTTCGGCCTCTCAGGGAAATCATTCATACCTCTTCTCGTGGGCACTGGGTGCGGTATCCCCGGAGTCATGTCCACCAGGACAATCGAAAGCGAAAGCGACAGGCGCATCACCGCGATGACCGTCACGTTCATGCCATGCGGAGCCAAATTGCCGGTCATCGCCATGATTGCCGGGGCCCTCTTCGGCGGCAGCGCACTCATCGGGGTGTTCTCGTATGTGCTAGGGATCGTGGCCGTGATAATATCCGGGGTCATCCTCAAAAAACTCAGGAGATTCTCCGGGACTCCCGCCCCGTTCATCATGGAGCTTCCGCCTTACCACTGGCCTCAGCTTTTCAGCTTCCTGAAAACAGTCTTCGACAGGGTCTGGGCATTCGTCAAAAAAGCCGGAACGATCATCCTTCTGTCATCTATACTCATCTGGTTCCTCGCCAGCTACGATATCGGCCTCCACATGGTCGACATCGGAGACTCCATGCTGGCTTCCATCGGAGGCGCGATCCACGCCATATTCATCCCTCTGGGATGGGGAGAAAACTGGGAGTTCTCCGTGGCAACCATAACCGGCCTCGTTGCGAAAGAGAATCTCATCGCCACCATGGGCACGCTGTTTGGGCTCGAGGAGATCGGAGATGAGGGAGAAGAAATCTGGGACCTCCTTGCGGCGGCGCTCGGAAGCGCGGGCGGGCTGTCGTTCCTGACGTTCAACCTGCTCTGCGCCCCATGCTTCGCAGCGATCGGAGCCATGCACAGGGAACTCGGAACCTGGAAGAGCACCGGGTTCGCCGTCGCATACCAGTGCGTCCTGGCGTATCTCATATCCGTCATAGTCTATGTGGTCGCTGGCCTGATCTGCGGCGAGGACACGGGAATCCTATCCTGCGTGCTGTGCATAATCAACGTCGCCATCCTGATCTATCTGCTCTGGGCAAAGGATCCGTTCAGACAGCTCAGCAAAGAAAACGAGAGGGCTCCGGAATGA
- a CDS encoding rubredoxin: MKFKCGLCGYIYDEDKEGVKFADLPDDWVCPTCGEPKSEFSQVY, translated from the coding sequence ATGAAGTTCAAATGCGGACTTTGCGGATACATCTACGACGAAGACAAAGAAGGCGTCAAATTCGCCGACCTTCCCGACGACTGGGTATGCCCCACGTGCGGAGAACCCAAATCAGAATTCAGCCAGGTATACTGA
- a CDS encoding sel1 repeat family protein — protein MQDPAELCRKAAECFCDDPQRSLELFSEAAKSGFPNAFFGIAEMKMSGQLEEPDPAAAEELYLAAAEAGHPPSMYRLGMLFSGAGGHEENPELCRMWFEKAAEAGMEEAYPEISDICMCGYGGEVDAEKGLRYCRLSADAGDPMSCFKLGCMLSDGIAAEIDDKEALRLFRIAAFKGVPEAQFKMGLLAQEGKTSDDDMPAAKWYEMAADAGLAAAKFNLGTLYYEGNGVKKDLKKAFSLYKEVSETNEGDALFMVGRMLMEGLGTEKDPQKGLEYFGKAAAAGNPLASEFLKNIERRQNAQLITADDIK, from the coding sequence ATGCAAGACCCTGCCGAACTGTGCCGCAAAGCGGCGGAATGCTTCTGCGACGACCCCCAAAGATCGCTCGAATTGTTCTCCGAGGCTGCGAAGAGCGGTTTCCCGAACGCATTCTTCGGCATAGCTGAGATGAAAATGTCCGGACAGCTGGAAGAGCCCGACCCGGCGGCCGCGGAAGAGCTTTATTTGGCGGCGGCGGAAGCGGGGCACCCGCCATCCATGTACAGACTGGGGATGCTTTTCTCCGGGGCCGGAGGCCATGAGGAGAATCCCGAACTCTGCAGGATGTGGTTCGAAAAAGCCGCTGAAGCGGGGATGGAAGAAGCGTACCCCGAGATATCAGATATATGCATGTGCGGATACGGAGGGGAGGTCGACGCTGAGAAAGGGCTCAGATATTGCCGCCTGAGCGCAGATGCCGGAGACCCGATGTCCTGCTTCAAACTCGGATGCATGCTTTCGGATGGGATCGCCGCCGAAATAGACGATAAAGAAGCCCTTCGCCTGTTCAGGATAGCCGCATTCAAAGGAGTCCCCGAAGCCCAATTCAAAATGGGATTGCTTGCCCAAGAAGGGAAAACCAGCGATGACGACATGCCGGCCGCGAAATGGTACGAAATGGCGGCGGACGCAGGCCTTGCGGCGGCCAAATTCAACCTCGGAACTCTCTATTATGAAGGAAATGGCGTGAAAAAAGACTTGAAAAAGGCGTTCTCTCTCTACAAAGAAGTCTCGGAAACCAACGAAGGGGATGCGCTTTTCATGGTCGGACGGATGCTGATGGAAGGCTTGGGAACCGAGAAAGACCCGCAAAAAGGGCTCGAATACTTCGGCAAAGCGGCGGCGGCCGGAAACCCTCTTGCTTCAGAGTTCCTGAAAAACATCGAGCGCCGGCAAAACGCGCAGCTCATCACTGCAGATGACATAAAATGA
- a CDS encoding InlB B-repeat-containing protein → MVSKSSAINLTIVALLCILAALCLVVYPESYIGFDLDVESDDGIERIDGTGHYRQSETVTVTAVVKNGYLFDGWYGEDGELKSPDKSYTFLATKEKLYARSERGAFIEVSHSEGLLATVGGTYKIGDEVSLEAFVCRKGVSFTGWYVDGTDLMTKDWQCSFTATADTKMVARSDSDYFSGSDRLTWNFDCKNLNDSVVILSDAYTKNYIETYKDASEGYADLIPGKYSITLKGTDSEGNPRSETIISEIEGDFTRTYCWENLRRPADAFGSGTYSLTSFETIEWKVSYDELKSFRESQSNRATTTESGRISFVEYSSESMKNLAEALWNNTAGMSDLERAEYVLKFVQRYTDYQLDSDYNGRAEYWKYPLETILDRSGDCEDTSCLYCSLMKLMGYDVVLLIFDGWEYDTGHAAAGIALDDVEGGVYYQIDGEGPKYYFCETTSNYMFVGERTEGYNRASILRIP, encoded by the coding sequence ATGGTCTCCAAGTCTTCCGCCATCAACTTGACCATAGTAGCGCTATTGTGCATTCTAGCGGCGCTTTGCTTGGTGGTCTACCCCGAGTCGTATATCGGATTCGATCTTGATGTCGAAAGCGACGACGGCATTGAGCGCATCGATGGCACGGGACACTATCGCCAATCGGAGACCGTCACTGTTACGGCCGTCGTGAAAAACGGATACCTATTCGATGGCTGGTACGGAGAAGACGGGGAGCTGAAATCTCCCGACAAATCATATACGTTCTTGGCCACGAAAGAGAAGCTGTATGCCAGAAGCGAAAGGGGAGCGTTCATAGAGGTCTCCCATTCCGAAGGTCTGCTGGCCACAGTGGGGGGAACGTACAAGATCGGCGATGAGGTCTCCCTGGAAGCTTTCGTCTGCAGGAAAGGCGTGTCCTTCACCGGCTGGTACGTGGACGGGACAGACCTGATGACGAAGGATTGGCAATGCTCATTCACAGCGACCGCGGACACGAAGATGGTCGCCAGAAGCGACAGCGATTATTTCTCCGGGAGCGACAGGCTGACATGGAATTTCGACTGCAAGAATCTGAATGATTCCGTTGTCATTCTGTCGGATGCGTACACCAAGAACTATATCGAAACCTACAAAGACGCTTCGGAAGGCTATGCCGATCTGATTCCTGGAAAATACAGCATAACGCTGAAGGGAACTGACTCCGAAGGTAACCCCCGTTCCGAGACGATCATCTCCGAGATAGAGGGGGATTTCACCCGCACATACTGCTGGGAAAACCTGCGCAGACCTGCTGACGCCTTTGGGAGCGGAACATACTCGCTGACATCATTCGAGACGATAGAATGGAAAGTATCCTATGATGAGCTGAAATCGTTCAGGGAATCCCAATCCAACAGGGCCACGACCACCGAATCTGGCAGGATAAGTTTCGTTGAATACTCCTCGGAGTCCATGAAGAATCTGGCGGAAGCCCTGTGGAACAACACCGCCGGAATGAGCGATCTCGAACGGGCCGAATACGTGCTGAAATTCGTACAGCGCTATACAGACTATCAGCTGGATTCCGATTACAACGGCCGCGCGGAGTACTGGAAATACCCGCTGGAAACCATCCTTGACAGGAGCGGGGATTGCGAGGATACATCCTGCCTTTACTGCTCGCTCATGAAGCTTATGGGGTACGACGTAGTCCTTCTGATTTTCGATGGATGGGAATACGACACCGGGCACGCGGCCGCCGGGATCGCGCTGGATGATGTTGAGGGCGGCGTCTATTATCAGATAGACGGAGAGGGCCCCAAGTACTATTTCTGCGAGACTACCAGCAATTACATGTTCGTCGGAGAAAGGACGGAAGGGTATAACAGAGCCTCGATCCTCAGAATCCCATAA
- a CDS encoding winged helix-turn-helix transcriptional regulator: MPDERMECECHEIHGDAVCRAKSFIMDQRDGADLSDFFKLFADGTRLRILLALDKEELCVCDLCEVLDMNKSAVSHQLRVLKDAHLVSSRKEGRNVFYSLCDDHVRIIIETAAEHISEKD; the protein is encoded by the coding sequence ATGCCAGACGAGCGGATGGAATGCGAATGCCATGAGATCCACGGCGACGCCGTGTGCCGCGCGAAATCATTCATCATGGATCAGAGGGATGGAGCCGATCTATCGGATTTTTTCAAGCTGTTCGCCGACGGCACAAGGCTGAGGATATTGCTGGCGCTGGACAAGGAAGAGCTTTGCGTCTGCGATCTCTGCGAGGTCTTGGACATGAACAAATCGGCGGTATCCCATCAGCTCCGCGTGCTCAAGGATGCCCATCTGGTATCTTCAAGGAAAGAGGGTCGCAACGTATTTTACTCGCTATGCGACGACCATGTTAGGATAATAATCGAGACGGCCGCGGAGCACATCTCGGAAAAGGATTGA